In Thermospira aquatica, the following proteins share a genomic window:
- a CDS encoding integrase catalytic domain-containing protein: MEILDYFVRITGLKNRNYAARLLRQHGKTIYVGKKNYLKADIAKKGKRPGRKKKFGEEELKLLKQVWEIENYMCGKRLKPILNEVLDNLLANGHLHGSPQAIENLRHISASSIDRLLKHERKKLEIKGRKGTKPGTLLKQQIAIRTWAEWDENCPGFMEIDLVAHEGGNSRGDFAQTLNMVDVWSGWTELVAIKNKASKWVREAIEKVKGRLPFELRGIDSDTGAEFINHPLRDWCEKHQIKFTRGRSSRSNDNCYVEQKNYSIVRQNVGYFRYDTEEEVYYLNQLYAYLRLYTNFFQPVMKMTEKKRIGSKVQKKHDDIKTPYQRLLESSYVSEAQKERLTRLYKALDLFHLRQKITACQRKLFSLQKKKNVKNKNLEETVWNF; this comes from the coding sequence ATGGAGATACTGGATTATTTTGTGAGGATAACAGGTTTAAAAAACCGAAACTATGCCGCCAGGCTCTTGAGGCAGCACGGAAAAACCATCTATGTAGGCAAGAAAAATTACCTTAAAGCCGATATAGCCAAAAAGGGCAAAAGACCTGGCAGAAAGAAAAAATTCGGCGAAGAGGAACTAAAACTTCTAAAACAGGTCTGGGAAATTGAAAACTACATGTGTGGCAAACGTTTAAAGCCAATTTTAAATGAAGTTTTAGATAATCTCTTAGCAAACGGACATCTCCACGGTTCTCCACAGGCTATAGAAAACTTGCGCCATATAAGTGCTTCAAGTATTGACCGACTTTTGAAACATGAGCGTAAAAAGCTTGAGATAAAAGGACGAAAAGGTACAAAGCCTGGAACGCTATTAAAGCAACAAATAGCTATACGCACGTGGGCAGAGTGGGATGAAAATTGCCCTGGTTTTATGGAGATTGATCTGGTAGCCCATGAGGGAGGAAATAGCCGGGGAGATTTTGCTCAAACATTAAATATGGTGGATGTTTGGAGCGGTTGGACAGAGCTTGTGGCAATCAAAAACAAAGCTTCAAAATGGGTAAGAGAAGCCATAGAAAAAGTCAAAGGAAGACTTCCTTTTGAGTTACGGGGAATTGATTCTGATACCGGTGCTGAATTTATTAATCATCCTCTGCGCGATTGGTGTGAGAAGCACCAGATAAAATTTACAAGAGGAAGAAGCTCCCGTTCCAATGATAACTGCTACGTTGAGCAGAAAAACTATTCCATAGTCCGCCAGAATGTTGGATACTTCCGCTACGATACCGAGGAAGAAGTCTACTACTTGAACCAACTCTATGCCTATCTTCGACTGTATACCAACTTTTTTCAACCGGTTATGAAAATGACAGAGAAAAAGAGAATCGGAAGCAAGGTGCAAAAGAAGCATGATGATATTAAAACTCCCTACCAGCGGCTTTTAGAAAGCTCTTATGTAAGTGAGGCACAAAAGGAACGCCTAACAAGGCTTTATAAGGCTCTCGATTTGTTTCACCTAAGACAAAAAATTACAGCTTGCCAGAGAAAACTTTTCAGCCTTCAAAAGAAAAAGAATGTAAAAAACAAAAATTTGGAGGAAACTGTATGGAATTTTTGA
- a CDS encoding ABC transporter ATP-binding protein: protein MLLFPQQPQHWLLLVVAVPVLWYLVVPYQGIRLVFNEGREEMFAIEVRNVTKRYPSGKGVFDLSVEVKEGECFGLVGPNGAGKTTFIEIIEGLRIPDSGASFVFGVSSREEGVRSFFGAQIQENVPLSRLRVFEIVEVACAAYRDGFSVSELLEMVGLVTEKRSFYEHLSGGQRQRLRLAMALAGKPRLLFLDEPTTGLDPHSRRVFWELLQSLREKLGMTIFLTSHYMEEVEVLCDRVGLLVDGRFICVGTPSEVVAKYGNTVFVRIVVDEKSNLTRAQAFASVLEVVEQDEREGVFHIVSREAFLRDLGELMREKEVRLYNIEFDSGSLEDVVVQLTGERR from the coding sequence TTGTTACTCTTTCCACAACAACCACAACACTGGCTCCTGCTAGTGGTTGCTGTTCCTGTTCTCTGGTATTTGGTGGTTCCATACCAGGGCATACGTCTTGTTTTTAACGAGGGGAGAGAAGAGATGTTTGCTATCGAGGTGAGAAATGTGACCAAACGCTATCCTTCTGGAAAGGGGGTTTTTGACCTTTCTGTGGAGGTGAAAGAGGGGGAGTGTTTTGGGCTGGTAGGGCCTAACGGAGCAGGCAAAACAACTTTCATAGAAATCATTGAAGGACTCAGAATTCCAGATTCCGGAGCATCTTTTGTTTTTGGGGTTTCGTCCAGAGAGGAGGGGGTTCGTTCTTTTTTTGGGGCTCAGATTCAAGAAAATGTGCCTCTTTCCCGTTTGCGGGTGTTTGAGATTGTTGAAGTAGCCTGTGCGGCTTATAGGGATGGCTTTTCGGTTTCGGAACTCCTGGAGATGGTTGGACTTGTTACGGAGAAACGAAGTTTCTACGAACATCTCAGTGGGGGACAGAGGCAGCGACTAAGATTAGCGATGGCTCTAGCGGGTAAGCCGAGACTTCTCTTTCTCGATGAACCAACCACAGGGTTAGATCCCCATTCGAGAAGGGTTTTTTGGGAACTGTTGCAGAGTTTGCGGGAAAAATTGGGGATGACTATCTTTCTCACCTCTCATTATATGGAAGAAGTGGAGGTGTTGTGTGACCGTGTAGGGCTTCTGGTGGATGGGAGGTTTATCTGTGTTGGGACTCCTTCTGAGGTTGTAGCAAAATATGGGAATACCGTTTTTGTTCGTATTGTGGTCGATGAGAAGAGTAACCTTACAAGGGCACAAGCCTTTGCCTCTGTTCTGGAGGTGGTGGAGCAAGATGAGAGAGAGGGTGTCTTTCATATTGTGTCTCGAGAGGCTTTTTTGAGGGATTTGGGAGAGCTTATGAGAGAGAAAGAAGTCAGGCTTTATAATATCGAGTTTGATTCTGGTTCACTTGAGGATGTGGTGGTTCAGCTGACAGGAGAGAGACGATGA
- a CDS encoding ABC transporter permease has translation MREKQTVVSSLWSWFFVQMKLFFREPAAVFWIVVFPLLLLVIMGSIFSRYEQPMIRVAVYDGDGTDVSRGLVEGLGRLGVFVVEEMASREEVERKVQQNTVVLGILLSSGFGEEIRRDGNPFFEVLYNASQKEMNTIAFSILDSILYEEIIQRKKVEGKITYLTKEIKGRMETSYVDFLLPGLLALVVLSSVFFSFGQKMIVYREYGVLKQLSLFPVPGMVYVGGDGLAQFLVTLVQGGVLCGVGFFLYRVHLPSSLVLWLGMIVYLGFGFFALATVALFVAGFAKTSQGSIAILNLFAYVMMFLGGLYFPLGQMPVVLQWVAYALPATHFLEGLRFFFVEDGDLMVVVRGGGILLAYTLVAFPLVVRRFRWISGE, from the coding sequence ATGAGAGAGAAGCAAACGGTTGTTTCCTCGTTGTGGTCATGGTTTTTTGTGCAGATGAAGCTCTTTTTTCGGGAACCGGCAGCGGTTTTCTGGATTGTGGTTTTTCCTTTACTTCTTTTGGTGATTATGGGGAGTATTTTTTCTCGTTATGAACAGCCAATGATACGTGTGGCGGTGTATGATGGTGATGGTACGGATGTTTCACGTGGTCTTGTTGAAGGTTTGGGGCGATTGGGGGTGTTTGTGGTGGAAGAGATGGCCTCTCGAGAGGAAGTGGAGAGAAAGGTTCAGCAAAACACAGTGGTTTTGGGGATTCTTCTTTCCTCTGGGTTTGGAGAGGAGATACGTCGGGATGGAAACCCTTTCTTTGAGGTGTTGTACAATGCTTCACAAAAGGAGATGAATACCATAGCTTTTTCTATCCTTGATAGTATCCTGTATGAGGAGATTATCCAGAGGAAAAAGGTGGAGGGCAAGATAACCTATCTTACGAAGGAAATCAAGGGGCGAATGGAGACTTCGTATGTGGACTTTTTACTCCCTGGACTTCTTGCGCTTGTGGTGTTGTCGTCGGTTTTTTTTAGTTTTGGGCAGAAGATGATTGTTTATCGGGAATATGGGGTTCTGAAGCAACTCTCGCTTTTTCCTGTACCAGGGATGGTGTATGTGGGAGGGGATGGGCTGGCTCAGTTTCTCGTGACCCTCGTACAGGGGGGTGTTCTCTGTGGGGTGGGATTTTTCCTCTATCGCGTTCATCTCCCCTCTTCTTTGGTGTTGTGGCTGGGAATGATAGTGTATCTGGGGTTTGGTTTTTTTGCTCTGGCAACGGTGGCTCTTTTTGTGGCAGGATTTGCGAAAACTTCTCAGGGGTCGATAGCGATTCTCAATCTTTTTGCATATGTGATGATGTTTCTTGGAGGGTTGTATTTTCCCCTCGGACAGATGCCAGTGGTGTTGCAATGGGTGGCGTATGCCCTTCCCGCGACGCATTTTCTTGAGGGACTCAGGTTTTTCTTTGTTGAGGATGGAGACCTCATGGTAGTGGTACGGGGAGGAGGCATACTTTTGGCGTATACTCTGGTGGCTTTCCCACTTGTGGTAAGGAGGTTCCGATGGATTTCAGGAGAGTGA
- a CDS encoding ABC transporter ATP-binding protein: MRLRIQDVKKTYMVESVGVPALRGVTLEVDEGEFMAIAGPSGSGKTTLLNLISAIDNYDEGEMWYDDRCTKNLSEEELRLLRRDSLGFIFQNYNLIPVLTVYENVEYPLWLDQELPPEEKRKSQVMKMLESVGLKEYASRYPGQLSGGQKQRVAIARALVRQPKLILADEPTANLDSKTAHQIIELLRECNRVMGVTVIFSTHDNRILDVVDRVVHLEDGIITKDERKEA; the protein is encoded by the coding sequence ATGAGACTACGGATTCAGGATGTGAAAAAGACCTATATGGTCGAGAGTGTGGGGGTTCCGGCTCTACGAGGGGTAACGTTGGAGGTTGATGAGGGGGAGTTTATGGCGATTGCTGGTCCATCAGGCAGTGGCAAGACCACACTCCTCAATCTGATTAGCGCGATAGATAACTATGATGAGGGAGAAATGTGGTACGATGACCGCTGTACCAAAAACCTCTCCGAAGAGGAGCTGCGCCTCTTGCGTCGGGATAGCCTGGGTTTTATCTTCCAGAACTATAACCTGATTCCTGTTCTGACGGTGTATGAGAATGTCGAATATCCCCTATGGCTTGATCAGGAGCTTCCCCCGGAGGAGAAGCGAAAATCTCAGGTGATGAAAATGCTTGAGTCTGTGGGGCTCAAAGAGTATGCCTCCCGGTATCCGGGACAGCTTTCTGGGGGGCAGAAGCAACGGGTGGCGATAGCTCGTGCCCTGGTGAGGCAACCGAAACTGATTCTGGCGGATGAGCCCACGGCCAATCTTGACTCAAAGACGGCGCACCAGATTATTGAGCTGTTGCGTGAGTGTAACCGGGTTATGGGAGTGACGGTGATTTTTTCGACGCATGACAACCGTATTCTGGATGTGGTGGACAGGGTGGTACACCTCGAAGATGGTATAATAACCAAAGATGAAAGAAAGGAGGCATAG
- a CDS encoding ABC transporter permease has protein sequence MKKILKVWKLAWRNVLRNKRRSLLSAAVLVMGVSALVVFGGYIEAVYYYLGNSVIAQKGHFQVARKGYWEGEEESLALALTPEDQKTIQEILKKKGGVRVLTGRLSASGILGNQERSTIFVGYGVDPEKELDLLQMVGYGGANLSVLLQDQTIILGKILARQMGLGPGDMVTLMSMSEGGSLEAVYVRVGDVLSTGVTAVDSRIVIANLTTMKELLYTPKLHTMVALLDESFSRGDVERYVRELSQELKNQGLGYEVRIWYNLDDTYLPTMRMLQTTFTIITIIFLVVIGFTIVNTMYMAVMERVSEVGTLRAIGTSPKMLFGMFVTEGALISIVATAVGVVVGIVLIVVLNRMNIMLPPYPGQSESYPLVFKLSVGVVVWASVFNILGAVVASMIPARKALKFRIVEALRHV, from the coding sequence ATGAAAAAGATTCTGAAAGTATGGAAGCTGGCATGGCGGAATGTCCTGAGGAACAAACGGCGGAGTCTCCTCTCAGCGGCTGTGCTGGTGATGGGGGTGAGTGCCCTGGTGGTTTTTGGTGGGTATATTGAGGCGGTGTATTATTATCTCGGGAATAGTGTGATAGCGCAGAAGGGACATTTTCAGGTGGCCAGAAAAGGCTACTGGGAGGGGGAGGAAGAGTCTCTGGCTCTTGCCCTCACTCCTGAGGATCAGAAGACAATCCAGGAGATTCTTAAAAAAAAGGGGGGTGTGCGGGTACTGACGGGGAGGCTCTCTGCCTCCGGGATCCTGGGGAATCAGGAGCGTTCTACGATCTTTGTGGGGTATGGGGTCGATCCAGAGAAGGAGCTTGATCTTTTGCAGATGGTGGGGTATGGGGGAGCCAATCTCTCTGTGCTTCTCCAGGATCAGACCATTATTTTGGGAAAGATTCTTGCCAGACAGATGGGGCTTGGTCCTGGTGATATGGTTACCCTGATGTCGATGTCGGAAGGTGGATCCCTTGAGGCTGTTTATGTCAGGGTGGGGGATGTGTTGTCCACAGGGGTGACGGCGGTAGATTCCCGGATCGTGATAGCCAATCTCACCACGATGAAGGAGCTTCTCTATACACCAAAACTTCATACGATGGTGGCGTTACTGGATGAGTCGTTTTCCCGTGGGGATGTGGAGAGGTATGTGAGAGAACTCTCTCAGGAACTCAAAAACCAGGGGCTTGGATACGAGGTGAGAATATGGTATAACCTGGATGATACCTATCTCCCCACGATGCGCATGCTTCAGACGACGTTTACCATCATTACTATTATCTTTTTGGTGGTCATTGGGTTTACCATTGTGAATACGATGTATATGGCGGTGATGGAGCGTGTTTCAGAGGTGGGAACACTTCGGGCGATAGGAACTTCACCAAAGATGCTTTTTGGGATGTTTGTGACTGAGGGGGCGCTGATCAGTATTGTGGCGACGGCTGTAGGGGTCGTTGTTGGCATAGTGTTGATAGTCGTGTTGAATCGTATGAACATTATGCTCCCCCCCTATCCAGGACAGTCAGAGTCTTATCCCCTGGTGTTTAAGTTGAGCGTGGGGGTGGTGGTTTGGGCTTCGGTGTTTAACATCCTGGGGGCTGTGGTGGCCAGTATGATTCCTGCACGTAAGGCACTCAAATTTCGTATTGTGGAGGCACTTCGTCATGTATAA
- a CDS encoding outer membrane lipoprotein-sorting protein: MYKGKSVVGMFLMMIMSVMMGQDVQTLLQKVEHAQRAADSYVGKMLLTTYDGERKTGEASLELYVKGLELSIARYLTPSGDRGKAILQRGRDYWFYFPKTRQSVKISPKQRLLGDAMVGDVVKPPLLATYTVTLVSNTSRESVFELVAKDDSAPYQYILLWWNTAEEKITKEEFYTRTRVHLKTARYLAHRRIKNYNFATKVEIQDALVTNKKTEIEMVDLQERVLRDQIFYPESLDYLPYTYR, translated from the coding sequence ATGTATAAGGGAAAAAGTGTTGTCGGGATGTTTTTGATGATGATTATGTCTGTGATGATGGGACAGGATGTACAGACGCTCCTTCAAAAGGTCGAACATGCGCAGCGAGCAGCAGACAGCTATGTTGGTAAGATGCTCCTCACAACCTATGATGGAGAAAGAAAAACAGGAGAAGCCTCACTTGAACTGTATGTAAAAGGCCTGGAACTCTCGATAGCTCGGTACCTCACACCGTCAGGTGACCGGGGAAAGGCGATTCTCCAGCGTGGGCGGGATTATTGGTTTTATTTTCCAAAAACCAGACAGAGTGTGAAAATTTCTCCCAAGCAGAGGCTTCTCGGGGATGCTATGGTAGGAGATGTCGTGAAACCGCCCCTTCTGGCGACGTATACGGTGACGCTGGTGAGTAATACCTCAAGGGAGTCTGTGTTTGAGCTGGTGGCGAAGGATGACTCTGCCCCTTACCAGTATATTTTGCTCTGGTGGAATACCGCTGAAGAAAAGATAACAAAAGAAGAGTTTTATACTCGGACGAGGGTGCATCTCAAGACGGCGAGGTATCTTGCTCATCGGAGGATAAAAAACTACAATTTTGCCACAAAGGTCGAGATTCAGGATGCGCTCGTCACCAACAAAAAAACAGAGATAGAGATGGTAGATCTTCAGGAAAGGGTGCTTCGGGATCAGATTTTTTATCCCGAATCTCTGGATTATTTGCCATATACCTATAGGTAG
- a CDS encoding TOMM precursor leader peptide-binding protein: MRYKKRRYVFLLEENPQSLFVDHLGNWFLLRGQVIEVLVRDLLSYLDEPHTLEEIVAEFENRARAEDIQDALNQLVRLGVLEECDDVSGDEGVVGFLGLFTPYLEEKKTTYLQRLERASVLVLGEGRVAQGIEEGLRESRVQVKRSPWLNEEDSSLSGRVQSLLRGFSLVIVTGSGRSLGFLEAVNEAAMLENVRVLYVEEDWTGGVVGPLVIPGETPCYRCYLERKQTNKEYDIGFELMRKVEGDVNTQTGFSPFVMWLVSIAVTESVKFLSWYLPCEMVKGVFLVDAVNYRVQFHPVLKSPYCSVCGYVDRIPPQMVWTEDNHGV; encoded by the coding sequence ATGCGGTACAAGAAGCGGAGGTATGTTTTCCTGCTGGAAGAGAATCCGCAGAGTCTTTTTGTTGATCACCTTGGGAACTGGTTTCTTTTGAGAGGACAGGTGATAGAGGTACTTGTGAGGGATTTACTTAGCTATCTGGATGAACCTCATACTCTGGAAGAGATTGTGGCCGAGTTTGAAAATCGTGCTCGAGCGGAGGATATACAGGATGCCTTGAATCAGCTGGTACGATTGGGGGTTCTTGAGGAATGTGATGATGTGAGCGGTGATGAAGGGGTTGTGGGGTTTCTTGGGCTTTTTACACCTTATCTTGAGGAAAAGAAAACAACCTATCTTCAGCGGCTGGAAAGAGCCTCTGTTCTTGTTTTAGGAGAGGGGAGGGTGGCTCAGGGGATTGAAGAGGGGCTTCGGGAGAGTAGAGTACAGGTGAAAAGGTCTCCATGGTTGAACGAGGAGGACTCCTCTCTTTCTGGGAGGGTGCAGAGTCTTTTGCGGGGTTTTTCTCTGGTTATTGTGACAGGAAGCGGGCGTTCGTTGGGTTTTCTTGAGGCGGTGAATGAGGCGGCCATGCTTGAAAACGTTCGTGTGCTCTATGTTGAAGAGGATTGGACAGGGGGTGTGGTGGGGCCTCTGGTGATACCTGGAGAGACGCCTTGTTATAGGTGTTATCTTGAGAGAAAACAAACCAACAAGGAGTATGATATCGGTTTTGAACTCATGCGAAAGGTGGAGGGGGATGTGAACACGCAGACGGGGTTTTCTCCTTTTGTGATGTGGTTGGTGTCGATAGCAGTGACAGAATCTGTAAAATTTCTCTCGTGGTATTTACCCTGTGAGATGGTGAAGGGGGTGTTTCTGGTTGATGCGGTGAACTATCGTGTTCAATTTCATCCTGTTCTCAAGTCCCCGTATTGTTCTGTCTGCGGGTATGTGGATCGTATTCCGCCTCAGATGGTCTGGACGGAGGATAATCATGGGGTATGA